Below is a window of Moorella thermoacetica DNA.
TGCCGCCTTTTCCGGGGGAACATTGGGCAAAAGAACCGGCAGGCCCCCGGCAGCCAGGATCGCCCGGCAGTAACCCTCCCGCAGGACAATCCTGCCCCTTTCGGGATCCAGATCGCAAGTAAGCCCGATTCTGGGTTTTGCCATGATCTCCTCCCGTTTATACTTCCACCAGTCCCAGGCTTATTTCCAGGGCCCGGTTCACCTTTTCCAGGATCTCATCATCCAGGACGGCCACCTTTTGTTTGAGGCGGCTCTTGTCTATGGTGCGGATCTGTTCCAGCAGAATAACAGAATCGCGCTCCAGGCCGCTCTTGGCAGCGCTGATTTCCACATGGGTGGGCAGTTTGGCCTTGGCAATCTGGGAAGTAATAGCGGCCACAATAGTAGTGGGGCTATACTGGTTGCCAATGTCATTTTGAATGATAAGTACCGGGCGGGTTCCGCCTTGCTCGGAACCGACCACCGGATTGAGATGGGCGTAAAAGACATCCCCGCGCCGTACCAGCATCTTATTTACACTCCGCCAGGCTTTTATCGTAGTATCTTTGTACTTCATTCTCTACATCATAGTTTTCCACTGCAAGGGCTAAATTGATAGGTGCCATTTCCTGGTATCCCCGTTTCATTTGTTCCCGGATATTGCGCCTTTTACGCTCGGTAATATATAGTTTCATAGCTTCCCGGATAAACTCGCTGCGGTTACGCTTTTCAAGGTTCGCCAGGCCGTCAACCTCGGCCAGGAGGCTCTCCGGCAAGCTGATCATAATCCGTTTGACACCTGGCAAAAAAGGGCACCCCCTCAAATGGTTTTATTACCGGCACGATATAACTAATTATAGCGGTAAAGGATTACCAGTGCAAGGTCGCAAGAAACATTCAGGCTGCTATTTTTTAACTATGAAGATATACACGTGGCACGCGCTTGGATATCAGGCACAGGATTTCGTAGTTAATGGTCCCCATCCAGGCCGCCACCTCTTCTACCGTCAGAGTCTGTCCTCCCTGGCGACCGAAGAGGACTACTTCATCACCAACCCGGACTTCCGGTATAGCTGTAACATCTATCATGCACTGGTCCATACAGATACGGCCGACGATCGGTACCCGGCGACCGCGGACCAGGACCTCGGCCCGGTTGGAAAGGAGACGGGAATAGCCGTCGGCATAACCCACCGGGAGGGTGGCAATCCTGGCCGGACCGGGGGTGCGGTAGGTGCAGCCATAGCTGATATACGACCCGGCCGGCACCTCCTTTACCAGGACTACCCTGGTTTTTAGCGTCATCACCGGCGTTAACGCCAGCCTCTCCCGCTGGACCTCCGGCGAGGGATAGTGGCCATAAAGGATAATCCCGGCGCGGACCAGGTTAAAGTGGGTCCCGGGGAGATCGATGATGGCCCCGCTGTTGGCTGCATGGCGCCAGGGAAAGGTTATGCCCTGTTTCTCCAGTTCGGCAATCACTTGTTGAAATAAGCCCAGCTGCCGCTGGGTGTAGGTCTTATCAGCGGCATCGGACGCGGCAAAGTGGGTGAAAATACCTTCCAGGGTGACATGGGGCAGATCCGCTATAGCCCGGGCCGCAGTCACCGCCTCCCGGGGCAGAAAACCCAGCCGGCCCATACCGGTATCGATCTTTAAATGCAGGCGGGCCCTGGTACCTACAGCGGCGGCGGCGGCGTTCAGGGCCCGGGCCTGGTCAACGCTGAAGACCGTCTGGGAAATATCGGCCTCTACCACCCGCCCGGCATCCTCCGGCGGGGTATAGCCCAAAATAAGAAGCGGGGCAGTAATTCCTTCCCGCCGCAGGTCCAGGGCTTCACCCAGGGTAGCTACACCCAGCCAGCTGACGCCGTTAGCCAGGGCTGTCCTGGCCACCGGCCCGGCCCCGTGGCCGTAGGCATTGGCTTTAACGATGGCCATAATTTCTGTTTGCGGCGCCAGTATCTTTTTAATGGCCCGGACATTGCGGGCCACTGCTTCCAGGTCAATCTCGGCCCAAACCGGCCGCGACAATAGTCTCTACCTCCTCCTCCAGGTTACGCAAGACGTATGGCAAAAAGTCCAACAGATCCCCGGCCATCATGGCCCGCTGGCCCCGCTGCCTGGCTGCTTCATCCCCGGCCGCCCCGTGGAGATAGGCTCCCAGGGCGGCAGCCACCCCGGGCTTAAGCCCCTGACCTGCAAGCCCGGCAATAATCCCTGTCAATACATCGCCGCTGCCGGCGGTAGCCATGCCGGGGTTACCGGTAGGATTGATATATACCTGCCCGTCCGGCCAGGCAATAACTGTCCGGGCACCCTTCAACAGCAGGACCGCCTGCCATTCCCGGGCGTACTTGGCGGCTATCTCCAGGCGGTCTTCCTGGATCTTGGCGGCGGTAGTTCCCAGCAGGCGGGCCATTTCTCCGGGGTGCGGGGTCAGGACCAGG
It encodes the following:
- a CDS encoding type II toxin-antitoxin system PemK/MazF family toxin, with product MLVRRGDVFYAHLNPVVGSEQGGTRPVLIIQNDIGNQYSPTTIVAAITSQIAKAKLPTHVEISAAKSGLERDSVILLEQIRTIDKSRLKQKVAVLDDEILEKVNRALEISLGLVEV
- a CDS encoding CopG family ribbon-helix-helix protein, translating into MPGVKRIMISLPESLLAEVDGLANLEKRNRSEFIREAMKLYITERKRRNIREQMKRGYQEMAPINLALAVENYDVENEVQRYYDKSLAECK
- the alr gene encoding alanine racemase — protein: MSRPVWAEIDLEAVARNVRAIKKILAPQTEIMAIVKANAYGHGAGPVARTALANGVSWLGVATLGEALDLRREGITAPLLILGYTPPEDAGRVVEADISQTVFSVDQARALNAAAAAVGTRARLHLKIDTGMGRLGFLPREAVTAARAIADLPHVTLEGIFTHFAASDAADKTYTQRQLGLFQQVIAELEKQGITFPWRHAANSGAIIDLPGTHFNLVRAGIILYGHYPSPEVQRERLALTPVMTLKTRVVLVKEVPAGSYISYGCTYRTPGPARIATLPVGYADGYSRLLSNRAEVLVRGRRVPIVGRICMDQCMIDVTAIPEVRVGDEVVLFGRQGGQTLTVEEVAAWMGTINYEILCLISKRVPRVYLHS